The Polyodon spathula isolate WHYD16114869_AA chromosome 3, ASM1765450v1, whole genome shotgun sequence genome has a segment encoding these proteins:
- the LOC121313184 gene encoding ribonuclease P protein subunit p38-like, with protein MSTPVRKVKQVPAKTSFNSPYSIAWCPLPSADMHFILQLLQDKFKQIGLHKREPPKRKRKCQTAKKSESSDQMELEQTPHEEKKEMPESMPPVTEPGWTDLSLRKQLAIGINEVTRALEKNELCLVLVCKSVKPAHMTTHLIQLSVCRAVPACQVPRLSENIAAVLGLKCALALGFKRNSESFTDEVKAIIPKVPSLQVSWIHQDSKIATEDTSLSREETVTQGGPKEGFDEPLKKRKLGEDSPEEELKSEEVITLQPLKIKKVIPNPQKIRKPKLKKQKK; from the coding sequence ATGTCAACACCTGTACGAAAAGTAAAGCAGGTACCTGCCAAAACATCTTTCAACAGTCCATACAGTATTGCATGGTGCCCTTTGCCAAGTGCGGACATGCATTTTATTCTGCAGCTATTACAAGacaaatttaaacaaattggTCTGCACAAGAGGGAACCTCCAAAACGAAAAAGAAAATGCCAAACTGCTAAAAAATCAGAAAGTAGCGACCAAATGGAGCTTGAGCAAACTCCCcatgaagaaaagaaagagatgCCTGAAAGCATGCCTCCAGTAACAGAACCAGGATGGACTGACCTGTCTCTCAGAAAACAGTTGGCTATAGGAATCAACGAAGTAACCCGGGCTCTGGAAAAGAACGAACTTTGCCTAGTGTTAGTTTGCAAATCTGTGAAGCCTGCTCATATGACCACTCACTTAATTCAGCTAAGTGTATGTCGTGCAGTCCCTGCTTGTCAGGTGCCACGTCTGAGTGAGAATATAGCTGCTGTGCTGGGTCTTAAGTGTGCCCTGGCACTGGGCTTCAAAAGAAACTCGGAAAGCTTCACTGATGAAGTCAAAGCCATAATACCAAAAGTCCCTTCACTGCAGGTTTCTTGGATTCATCAAGATAGTAAAATTGCCACGGAAGATACAAGTCTTTCCAGAGAAGAAACTGTCACACAAGGAGGGCCGAAGGAAGGGTTTGACGAGCCGCTCAAGAAGCGGAAGCTTGGTGAGGATTCGCCAGAAGAGGAGCTGAAAAGTGAAGAAGTGATAACTTTGCAaccccttaaaataaaaaaggtgattCCTAACCCCCAAAAGATACGCAAGCCAAAACTGAAAAAGCAGAAGAAATAG